Within Romboutsia sp. CE17, the genomic segment GACTTAATATGGAACACAAATGTGGATGTAATTCAGGCTGTGGATGTGAACATACTCATTTTGAAATAGCTAATGTTGATGCTAAAGTAAAAGCTGCTATAGACAAAGCTGAGCATTTAATGAAAGCTGAAACTGGAAAAGAATATGTTATGATAGCATGGGAGAAAAAATAACAATTTAATTTAAAAAGAGCAACTTAAGGTAGAAATAAAACTCTACTTTATATTGCTCTTTTTATTATTTAATATTTAAACGCCCATAGTTTTCGTCTAAAATCTTACTTTCTATTTCAAAATTTATAGGAATTTTAAATAATGGCCCATCACTTACAAAAGTATGATATTCTCCGTTTTCTCCACAAGCATCAGAACCTGTTTCTTTTATTTTTTGTATTAAGTCTTTAGTTAATATTTCTCCTAAAAATTCTTCACCTAGATTATTTAAATTTATTGTTTTGATTATCGCTTTATATCCATTATCAATAAATTCATAAACCAAATCTTCTCTATTCTCTTGCCATAACGGAAACTCTGCATTCATATTAACTGAATTACATCTATCAACTCCCCATTGTCTATGATGTTCTATATCTATATCTCCATATACACATATAGTTGCACCTTTTTCTTTAGCTTCCAATAATTTTCTTTCAAACTCACTTTCGTATTCACTAACTCCACACTCTACCGTAATTAAATCTATACCTAAGCTCTTGCTTACTCTATTTAAAAAGTCAAGATTTATACCATGAGTCCATGACTCACCTTCATTTTTCTTTACAGTAGTCAAAAGTGCTACTGGAGTATATCCATTTTTAATCATTCTATGTAAAGCTAACATACTATCTTTTCCACCACTAAATGATATTACAAATTTTTTGTTATTCATACTATATCTCCTTTTTTCATTTGTTCAATTAGTTAATATGTAATTTATGTTTTAATTTAACATAAAGAATACTCCTATAAATACTAATGCTGCTCCAATATAATTATAAAGATGTGTAGTATTCTTTCCTAATATAAAACTATCTATTATAAAACCTAAAAATATTTGAGATACTACTATTAAAGTAAGTGTTTTTGATACTCCTAAAGCCGGTATTGCTTTTACTGTAAAATATATTATAAGCCCTCCAAATACACCACCTAATAATAGTACTGGTTTAATCGGTCCTACTTTTATTAGATCTTTGAAATCTCCTGCTACCAATATACCAATTAAGAAAAACAGGGCTCCTACAATTAAGCTTATAAAAGTAGCTATTAATGCAGTTGTATTTTTCTCTAGTTCTCCATTAAAAAAAGCTTCCAATGTCGTGGAGAGGCCAGCCATTATTGCAAATATTATCGCTCCTAAGTTAGACACATTTGAACCTCCTTATTAATATAGTAATTAGTAAATTTTATGATACAAGTTGTATAATAATTACTACTCTCGTCCAAAAGGTTTATTTCTTATTTTTTTTATTAAAATAATCATTTTATGTTATAATGTTATAAAATAATTATTAGTATTATTAATGAGGTGAATTTATGTTTCAGTTTTTTAGTTTTAACCTAGATGGACTTAACAAAAAAGAAAATGCTGGGAGGTTTATAAGCCTTGGATTAGTCTTAATAATCTTAGGCACACTTTCTTTAATTTATAAAGGACTTGGTATTAAATTAGTATCTTGGTTGCTAGGCCTTTCACTATTATTTATAGCATATTTAAACTTAAAAAACATCAACGAACTTGCTAGATATACACCAAAAGAAGAACTAAAACCTTATAAACGTAATCAAGCTGTTCTTTTAGTCGTAATAGTTTTATTATTTTTATTCCCAACAAAAATTCAAAGCATGATTTCTTTAGTTCTGGGGGTATATTTAGTAGTAAGTCAATTATTAAAAATAACAGCTAGTAAAAATGATCCTTACTTTAGATTTGGTTTATTAAATATTTTAATATTTTTATTTGGGCTAACTCTAATTATATCACCATTATTTTTATCTAGATTTATATCATCTATAATGTCATTAATAGTTATAGTTATAGGATTAAATTTATTTGCTACAGGTAATAGACTAAGATAGTAAAATAGGTGACGAGTAATTTTAATACTCTCACCTATTTTTATGTAATTCATTAAATTATTTGATATAATTTAATCTCATGGAAATATTCTTACTGCACTTTATGAAAGAAATAGAAAGTTTACTATGGAAGAAATTTCTGAAAAAATAGGCAAAGACAAATCTACTGTTACATCTTTAAATAATTAAATAAAGTTAATAATAAATAAGGAGCTTTGATAAAATGATTATTTTAGCAAAGCTCCTTATTTTTATATTAATCTATAAATGTTACAACATCTTCTAATGGCTTACGAGGTGGTTGTGCTGGCGTATTTTCTTCTGCTACACCCAAAGCTATCATAGACATTAACTCATATTCTGGCTTTTCAAACCCTATAAAATCTTCTATTTCACGCTTTGCATGAGTTGGACCTGTCATATAACAAGTTCCATATCCCATTGCTGTTGCTGCTAATAAAAAGTTTTCTACTGCTGCACCTATTCCTTGTGCCGCTGATTGAGGAGACTTTAATACATCTAATATTTCTTGAGGTGCATTATTATCTTTTAATATTTTTTCTTCTATCATTTTATATTCAGATGAATATACTATAACTAAAACTGGTGCATTTCTAAAACATGTATAGTAGTTTATTACGCTCATATGTCTTTTGAAGTCTTTTTCATTTTTTGCAAGCTTACCTATTCTTTCATGACTTTCTTTTACTATATCAGCTAATTTATTTATCATTTCTTTATTTTGAAGAACAACAAAGTTCCAATTTTGTTGATGCTTTGGTGATGGAGCATGTGTTGCCGCTTTTAATAATTCTAATATATCTTCCTTTGGTATTGGTGTATCCTTGAACTGTCTTATACTTTTGCGGTTGTATATAAAATCTAAATTTGCCATTTTACAATATCTCCTTTATGTATTTTTATGTCGGCAGTTTAATTATATAGATAAAATAGTTTGGTGTCAAACTATTTTATCTATATACACTTGTATCTATATATTTTTCATACACTCTATTTTTATTAGAATCATAACCGTATAAATAAGTATCTGCTACTTTTCCTCTAACATAACTTACAGCTTCGTATCTTATTCCCTTTGTTGCATTTTTGTTAGACCAAAACTCTATATAAATTGTTCCACCTGATGTATATGTGTTTATCACTAAAGGATACTCATATGTGTTTTTAAATTTATAGTCAATACTTCCTGAGGCTAAAGTAGCATCTAATCCTCTTGGTAAATAACTTACTGGCTTAGAATGATTTCTTCTTTC encodes:
- a CDS encoding diphthine--ammonia ligase, which translates into the protein MNNKKFVISFSGGKDSMLALHRMIKNGYTPVALLTTVKKNEGESWTHGINLDFLNRVSKSLGIDLITVECGVSEYESEFERKLLEAKEKGATICVYGDIDIEHHRQWGVDRCNSVNMNAEFPLWQENREDLVYEFIDNGYKAIIKTINLNNLGEEFLGEILTKDLIQKIKETGSDACGENGEYHTFVSDGPLFKIPINFEIESKILDENYGRLNIK
- a CDS encoding DMT family transporter, which gives rise to MSNLGAIIFAIMAGLSTTLEAFFNGELEKNTTALIATFISLIVGALFFLIGILVAGDFKDLIKVGPIKPVLLLGGVFGGLIIYFTVKAIPALGVSKTLTLIVVSQIFLGFIIDSFILGKNTTHLYNYIGAALVFIGVFFMLN
- a CDS encoding DUF308 domain-containing protein yields the protein MFQFFSFNLDGLNKKENAGRFISLGLVLIILGTLSLIYKGLGIKLVSWLLGLSLLFIAYLNLKNINELARYTPKEELKPYKRNQAVLLVVIVLLFLFPTKIQSMISLVLGVYLVVSQLLKITASKNDPYFRFGLLNILIFLFGLTLIISPLFLSRFISSIMSLIVIVIGLNLFATGNRLR
- a CDS encoding nitroreductase family protein, whose product is MANLDFIYNRKSIRQFKDTPIPKEDILELLKAATHAPSPKHQQNWNFVVLQNKEMINKLADIVKESHERIGKLAKNEKDFKRHMSVINYYTCFRNAPVLVIVYSSEYKMIEEKILKDNNAPQEILDVLKSPQSAAQGIGAAVENFLLAATAMGYGTCYMTGPTHAKREIEDFIGFEKPEYELMSMIALGVAEENTPAQPPRKPLEDVVTFID